From one Pseudomonas fluorescens genomic stretch:
- a CDS encoding DUF2796 domain-containing protein, whose protein sequence is MRRLLLALPFALLPLAVAHAHEDHDHDHDHAHGSLAAHEHGAARLNVVLDDKTLELELDSPAMNLLGFEHPATSAADKAKVAAVRTQLEKPLALFGLAKTANCSESDQELESPLFGDKPAADDDGDAHEGHEHSDIHAHYRLVCDKPGELKSLDLSPLFKAFPATQKIALQLIGPNGQQGVEATPAKATINF, encoded by the coding sequence ATGCGTCGTCTGTTGCTTGCCTTGCCGTTTGCCTTGTTGCCCCTGGCCGTCGCCCATGCCCATGAAGACCACGACCACGATCATGACCACGCCCATGGCAGCCTCGCCGCCCATGAGCACGGCGCCGCGCGCCTGAATGTGGTGCTGGACGACAAGACCCTGGAGCTGGAGCTGGACAGCCCGGCGATGAACCTGCTCGGCTTCGAGCATCCGGCCACCAGCGCCGCCGACAAAGCCAAGGTCGCGGCTGTGCGCACACAATTGGAAAAACCATTGGCCCTGTTCGGCCTGGCCAAGACAGCCAACTGCAGCGAAAGTGATCAGGAACTGGAAAGCCCGCTGTTCGGCGACAAGCCGGCAGCCGATGATGACGGCGACGCGCACGAAGGCCACGAGCACAGTGATATCCATGCCCATTACCGGCTGGTCTGCGACAAGCCCGGCGAGCTCAAGAGCCTCGACCTGAGCCCATTGTTCAAGGCGTTCCCCGCCACCCAGAAAATTGCGCTACAACTGATCGGACCCAACGGCCAGCAAGGTGTCGAAGCGACCCCGGCCAAGGCCACGATCAACTTCTGA
- the trxA gene encoding thioredoxin — protein MNPATPYIFDATAADFDQSVIQNSFHKPVLVDFWAEWCAPCKALMPLLAQITESYQGELLLAKVNCDIEQDIVARFGIRSLPTVVLFKDGQPVDGFAGAQPESAIRALLEPHVQMPPPAAADPLEQAQALFAEGRFSEAESTLKALLTEDNSNAGALILYARCLAERGELGEARTVLDAVKSDEHKAALAGAKAQLTFLGLAASLPEVADLKARLAQNGEDDEAAYQLCIQQLSRQQYEAALEGLLKLFKRNRGYDGAVAHKTLLQVFDLLGNEHPLVGTYRRKLFAALY, from the coding sequence ATGAACCCTGCCACCCCGTACATATTCGACGCCACTGCCGCCGACTTCGATCAGTCGGTGATCCAGAACTCTTTCCACAAACCAGTGCTGGTCGACTTCTGGGCCGAGTGGTGCGCGCCGTGCAAGGCGCTGATGCCGTTGCTGGCGCAGATCACCGAGAGCTATCAGGGCGAGCTGCTGCTGGCCAAGGTCAATTGCGATATCGAGCAGGACATCGTCGCCCGCTTCGGCATCCGCAGCCTGCCGACCGTGGTGTTGTTCAAGGATGGTCAGCCGGTCGACGGCTTTGCCGGTGCCCAGCCGGAGTCGGCGATTCGCGCCCTGCTCGAGCCCCATGTGCAGATGCCACCACCGGCTGCCGCCGATCCGCTGGAACAAGCCCAGGCGCTGTTTGCCGAAGGTCGTTTCAGCGAAGCCGAAAGCACCCTCAAGGCGCTGCTCACTGAAGACAACAGCAATGCCGGCGCGCTGATTCTCTATGCCCGCTGCCTGGCTGAACGGGGCGAGCTGGGTGAAGCCCGGACCGTGCTCGATGCGGTCAAGAGCGACGAGCACAAGGCCGCCCTGGCCGGCGCCAAGGCGCAGCTGACCTTCCTGGGCCTGGCCGCCAGCCTGCCGGAAGTCGCCGACCTGAAAGCGCGCCTGGCGCAGAATGGCGAAGATGATGAAGCGGCCTATCAGCTGTGCATCCAACAGCTGTCGCGCCAGCAATACGAAGCGGCGCTGGAAGGCTTGCTCAAGCTGTTCAAGCGCAATCGCGGCTATGACGGCGCAGTGGCGCACAAGACCTTGCTGCAGGTGTTCGACCTGCTGGGTAACGAGCATCCGCTGGTCGGCACCTACCGCCGCAAGTTGTTTGCTGCCTTGTATTGA
- a CDS encoding class I SAM-dependent methyltransferase: MAPAPLQQALSELLGDAQLVVSELPECALKLWLIDARNMDRAFSSEETRRILHEPPYWSFCWASGLAMARYLDEHRHWVTGKRVLDFGAGSGVAGIAAAKAGALEVVACDLDPLALQACRANAELNEVELSYSSDFFQEADRFDLILVADVLYDRANLPLLDEFLSRGQQALVADSRVRDFSHPLYRSLGVLDALTLPDLAEPHELRRVSLYHASRQPL, translated from the coding sequence ATGGCACCGGCTCCGCTGCAACAGGCCTTGAGCGAACTGCTAGGTGACGCGCAACTGGTGGTCAGCGAACTGCCCGAGTGCGCGTTGAAATTGTGGTTGATCGACGCACGGAACATGGACCGCGCCTTCAGTTCCGAGGAAACCCGGCGCATCCTCCACGAGCCGCCATACTGGAGCTTCTGCTGGGCCAGCGGCCTGGCCATGGCGCGCTACCTGGATGAGCATCGGCATTGGGTAACAGGCAAGCGCGTGCTGGATTTTGGCGCAGGCTCCGGGGTTGCCGGGATTGCTGCCGCCAAGGCCGGCGCGCTGGAAGTGGTGGCCTGCGATCTTGATCCGCTGGCGCTGCAGGCCTGCCGGGCCAATGCCGAGCTCAATGAGGTAGAACTGAGCTATTCCAGCGATTTCTTCCAGGAGGCCGACCGTTTCGACCTGATCCTGGTCGCCGATGTGCTCTACGACCGCGCCAACCTGCCGCTGCTGGATGAGTTCCTCAGCCGTGGCCAGCAGGCCTTGGTGGCCGATTCGCGGGTACGGGATTTCAGTCACCCGCTGTACCGGTCGCTGGGTGTGCTGGACGCCCTGACCCTGCCGGACCTGGCCGAGCCCCACGAATTGCGCCGGGTCAGCCTGTACCACGCCAGCCGTCAGCCTTTATAG
- a CDS encoding lipoprotein, translating into MPLRALVVLSFAALLAACSSDKPQPVPAPKAPVASKPAKELGPLPAYQRELSGTLLNIPAGADVELALLVIDERGRPQGLLASSSFSGNGLDLPFRLRFNPEAFPAGARVELRGRASKSGQLILHLPPLRIAQAQTQATGPLRFEKAP; encoded by the coding sequence ATGCCATTAAGAGCGCTTGTCGTGCTCAGTTTCGCCGCCCTGCTGGCCGCTTGCAGTAGCGATAAACCCCAGCCAGTACCGGCACCAAAAGCCCCTGTAGCCAGCAAACCGGCCAAGGAGCTCGGGCCCTTGCCGGCCTATCAGCGCGAGTTGAGCGGCACCTTGCTGAACATCCCGGCCGGCGCCGACGTCGAACTGGCCCTGCTGGTGATCGATGAACGTGGCCGCCCGCAAGGCTTGCTGGCCAGCAGCTCGTTCAGCGGCAACGGCCTGGACCTGCCGTTTCGCCTGCGTTTCAACCCCGAGGCCTTTCCGGCCGGGGCGCGGGTTGAGCTGCGTGGTCGCGCGAGCAAATCCGGACAACTGATTCTGCACCTGCCGCCTCTGCGTATCGCCCAGGCCCAAACCCAGGCCACCGGCCCGCTGCGCTTCGAAAAGGCGCCATGA
- the nrdR gene encoding transcriptional regulator NrdR, whose product MHCPFCGANDTKVIDSRLVAEGEQVRRRRECVACGERFTTFETAELVLPRLIKQDGSRQPFDEEKLRAGMQRALEKRPVSVERLEAALAHIKHKLRATGEREIKSLVVGELVMAELQKLDEVAYIRFASVYRRFQDLNEFREEIDRLARVPAKE is encoded by the coding sequence ATGCACTGTCCCTTCTGCGGTGCCAACGACACCAAGGTCATCGACTCGCGACTGGTTGCCGAGGGCGAGCAAGTGCGCCGTCGGCGCGAATGCGTAGCCTGCGGTGAGCGCTTCACCACCTTCGAAACCGCCGAACTGGTTCTGCCCCGGCTGATCAAGCAGGACGGCAGCCGTCAGCCTTTCGACGAAGAAAAACTGCGCGCCGGTATGCAGCGCGCCCTGGAAAAACGTCCGGTCAGCGTCGAGCGCCTGGAAGCGGCGCTGGCGCACATCAAGCACAAGCTGCGGGCCACCGGCGAACGCGAGATCAAGTCGCTGGTCGTCGGCGAGCTGGTGATGGCCGAACTGCAAAAGCTCGATGAAGTCGCCTATATCCGCTTTGCCTCCGTGTACCGGCGCTTCCAGGACCTCAACGAGTTCCGTGAAGAAATCGACCGCCTGGCCCGTGTGCCGGCTAAAGAGTGA
- the ribD gene encoding bifunctional diaminohydroxyphosphoribosylaminopyrimidine deaminase/5-amino-6-(5-phosphoribosylamino)uracil reductase RibD: MSSERAVLDAYYMARAIELARKGLYSTHPNPRVGCVIVRDGQIVGEGWHVRAGEPHAEVHALRQAGELARGACAYVTLEPCSHHGRTPPCAEALVKAGVARVVAAMQDPNPQVAGNGLKRLADVGVEVASGVLEAESRALNPGFLKRMEHGLPFVRAKLAMSLDGRTAMASGESQWITGPAARSAVQRLRARSSVVLTSAESVLADNARMTVRGDELGLDPETTALALARPPLRVLIDGRLRVPLDAPFFTAGPALVVTAAAADPRYAQAGHELLSLPGRDGRVDLPALMLELAARGASEVLVEAGAGLVGAFARQGLIDEYQIFVAGRILGSSARPLLDWPLDTMSQAPHLQITEMRAVGDDWRVTAVPKPAPGV; encoded by the coding sequence ATGTCCAGCGAACGCGCGGTCCTTGATGCGTATTACATGGCCCGGGCCATCGAGTTGGCCCGCAAGGGCCTGTACTCCACCCACCCGAACCCGCGCGTCGGCTGCGTGATCGTCCGTGACGGCCAGATCGTCGGCGAAGGCTGGCACGTGCGTGCCGGCGAGCCCCATGCCGAAGTGCATGCCTTGCGCCAGGCCGGCGAGCTGGCCCGCGGCGCCTGCGCCTACGTCACCCTTGAGCCGTGCAGCCACCACGGGCGCACGCCGCCCTGTGCCGAGGCGCTGGTCAAGGCTGGTGTGGCGCGGGTGGTAGCAGCCATGCAAGACCCCAATCCGCAAGTCGCCGGCAACGGCCTCAAGCGTTTGGCCGATGTGGGTGTCGAGGTCGCCAGCGGTGTGCTCGAAGCTGAATCCCGCGCCTTGAACCCGGGCTTTCTCAAGCGCATGGAACACGGCCTGCCGTTCGTTCGGGCCAAGCTGGCGATGAGCCTGGACGGCCGCACGGCCATGGCCAGCGGCGAGAGCCAGTGGATTACCGGCCCGGCGGCGCGCTCGGCAGTGCAGCGTTTGCGCGCACGTTCCAGCGTGGTGCTGACCAGCGCCGAAAGCGTGCTGGCCGACAACGCGCGGATGACTGTGCGCGGTGACGAGCTGGGCCTGGACCCTGAAACTACTGCGCTGGCCCTGGCCCGTCCGCCTTTGCGGGTGTTGATCGACGGCCGCTTGCGTGTGCCGCTGGATGCGCCGTTCTTTACAGCCGGTCCGGCCCTGGTGGTGACTGCTGCGGCAGCCGACCCGCGCTATGCCCAGGCCGGCCATGAGCTGCTAAGCCTGCCCGGCCGCGATGGCCGCGTCGACCTGCCGGCGCTGATGCTCGAGCTGGCGGCCCGCGGCGCCAGCGAAGTGCTGGTCGAAGCCGGTGCCGGCCTGGTTGGCGCCTTTGCCCGCCAAGGCCTGATCGACGAGTACCAGATTTTTGTCGCCGGGCGCATTCTTGGCTCCAGTGCCCGGCCATTGCTCGACTGGCCCCTGGATACAATGAGCCAGGCGCCCCATTTGCAGATCACCGAAATGCGCGCAGTAGGCGATGACTGGCGAGTCACTGCAGTACCCAAGCCTGCGCCCGGCGTATAA
- a CDS encoding riboflavin synthase, with protein MFTGIIESIGSIRSLTPKGGDVRVYVETGKLDLGDVKLGDSIAVNGVCLTAVELPGDGFWADVSRETLDCTAFSELKSGSRVNLEKALTPTTRLGGHLVSGHVDGVGEVVSRSDNARAIQFRIRAPKELAKYIAHKGSITVDGTSLTVNVVDGAEFELTIVPHTLAETIMADYRPGRRVNLEVDLLARYLERLLLGDKAAEPSKGSGITESFLAANGYLKS; from the coding sequence ATGTTCACCGGCATCATCGAATCGATTGGCAGCATCCGTTCTCTGACCCCCAAAGGCGGTGACGTGCGGGTGTATGTCGAAACCGGCAAGCTCGACCTGGGCGACGTCAAACTGGGCGACAGCATCGCCGTCAACGGCGTGTGCCTGACTGCGGTCGAGCTGCCTGGCGATGGCTTCTGGGCCGACGTCAGCCGTGAAACCCTCGACTGCACCGCTTTCAGCGAGCTCAAAAGCGGCAGCCGGGTCAACCTCGAAAAAGCCCTGACGCCGACCACCCGCCTGGGCGGTCACCTGGTCAGCGGCCACGTCGACGGCGTTGGCGAAGTGGTCTCGCGCAGCGATAACGCCCGCGCCATCCAGTTCCGCATCCGTGCGCCCAAAGAGCTGGCCAAATACATTGCCCACAAGGGCTCGATCACCGTCGACGGCACCAGCCTGACGGTGAACGTGGTCGATGGCGCCGAGTTCGAGCTGACCATCGTCCCGCACACCTTGGCCGAAACTATCATGGCCGACTACCGTCCAGGTCGTCGGGTGAACCTTGAGGTCGACCTGCTGGCACGTTACCTGGAGCGCCTGCTGCTGGGTGACAAGGCCGCCGAGCCAAGTAAAGGCAGCGGTATCACCGAAAGTTTCCTGGCCGCCAACGGCTACCTGAAATCCTGA
- the ribBA gene encoding bifunctional 3,4-dihydroxy-2-butanone-4-phosphate synthase/GTP cyclohydrolase II translates to MALNSIEELVEDIRQGKMVILMDDEDRENEGDLIMAAECCKAEHINFMAKHARGLICMPMSRERCETLKLPLMAPRNGSGFGTKFTVSIEAATGVTTGISAADRARTVQAAAARDAKAEDIVSPGHIFPLMAQPGGTLARAGHTEAACDLARMAGFEPSGVICEVMNDDGTMSRRAELETFAAEHNIKIGTIADLIHYRMIHERTVQRVSEQPLDSELGHFNLVTYRDSVEGDVHMALTLGNICAEEPTLVRVHNMDPLRDLLMVKQPGRWSLRAAMSAVADAGSGVVLLLGHPLDGDVLLAHIRESADAGAQAKTPTTYSTVGAGSQILRDLGVRKMRLMSSPMKFNAISGFDLEVVEYVPSE, encoded by the coding sequence GTGGCGCTCAACAGCATCGAAGAACTGGTCGAAGACATTCGCCAGGGCAAAATGGTCATCCTCATGGATGACGAAGACCGCGAGAACGAAGGCGACCTGATCATGGCCGCCGAGTGCTGCAAGGCCGAACACATCAACTTCATGGCCAAGCACGCCCGTGGTCTGATCTGCATGCCGATGTCGCGCGAGCGCTGCGAAACGCTCAAGCTGCCGTTGATGGCCCCACGCAATGGCTCGGGCTTCGGCACCAAGTTCACCGTGTCGATCGAAGCCGCCACCGGCGTCACCACCGGCATTTCCGCCGCCGACCGCGCGCGCACCGTGCAGGCGGCCGCCGCCCGTGATGCCAAGGCCGAAGACATCGTTAGCCCCGGCCACATCTTCCCGCTGATGGCTCAGCCTGGCGGTACCCTGGCCCGTGCCGGTCACACCGAAGCGGCCTGCGACCTGGCGCGCATGGCCGGTTTCGAGCCGAGCGGGGTGATCTGCGAGGTGATGAACGATGACGGCACCATGTCCCGTCGCGCCGAGCTTGAGACCTTCGCTGCCGAACACAACATCAAGATCGGCACCATTGCCGACCTGATCCACTACCGGATGATCCACGAACGTACCGTTCAGCGGGTTTCCGAGCAGCCGCTGGACAGCGAGCTGGGCCATTTCAACCTGGTCACCTACCGTGATTCGGTCGAGGGCGACGTGCACATGGCCCTGACCCTGGGCAACATCTGCGCCGAAGAACCGACCCTGGTACGGGTGCACAACATGGACCCGCTGCGCGACCTGCTGATGGTCAAGCAACCGGGCCGCTGGAGCCTGCGCGCGGCCATGAGCGCCGTTGCAGACGCTGGCAGCGGTGTGGTGCTGCTGCTCGGTCACCCGCTCGATGGCGACGTGCTGCTGGCGCACATTCGCGAAAGCGCCGACGCTGGCGCGCAAGCGAAAACCCCGACCACCTACAGCACTGTGGGTGCAGGTTCGCAGATCCTGCGCGACCTCGGCGTGCGCAAAATGCGTCTGATGAGTTCGCCAATGAAGTTCAATGCGATATCCGGATTCGATCTGGAAGTTGTAGAATACGTGCCCTCCGAATAA
- the ribH gene encoding 6,7-dimethyl-8-ribityllumazine synthase has translation MTLKTIEGTFIAPKGRYALVVGRFNSFVVESLVSGAVDALVRHGVNESDITIIRAPGAFEIPLVAQKVAQQSEYAAIIALGAVIRGGTPHFEYVAGECTKGLAQVSMEFGVPVSFGVLTVDSIEQAIERSGTKAGNKGAEAALSALEMVSLLAQLEAK, from the coding sequence ATGACCCTGAAGACCATCGAAGGTACCTTCATCGCCCCCAAAGGTCGCTATGCTTTGGTGGTTGGCCGCTTCAACAGCTTCGTCGTCGAAAGCCTGGTGAGCGGTGCCGTTGACGCCCTGGTTCGCCACGGTGTGAACGAAAGCGACATCACCATCATCCGTGCCCCGGGTGCCTTCGAAATCCCGCTGGTAGCACAGAAAGTCGCCCAGCAAAGCGAATATGCCGCGATCATCGCCCTGGGCGCCGTGATCCGTGGTGGTACTCCGCACTTTGAATACGTTGCGGGCGAATGCACCAAGGGCCTGGCCCAGGTGTCCATGGAGTTCGGCGTGCCGGTCTCCTTCGGTGTCCTGACCGTCGATTCGATCGAACAGGCCATTGAGCGTTCCGGCACCAAGGCCGGCAACAAGGGCGCCGAAGCTGCCCTGTCCGCTCTGGAAATGGTCAGCCTGCTGGCGCAGTTGGAGGCCAAGTGA
- the nusB gene encoding transcription antitermination factor NusB, with protein sequence MISDESDRFNPRDPKPADAGKPSKSAKRREARQLATQALYQWHMAKQSLNEIEAQFRVDNDFTDVDGAYFREILHGVPTKKVEIDEALKPCLDLALEELDPVELAVLRLSTWEFMMRADVPYRVVINEGVELAKVFGATDGHKFVNGVLDKLAPRLREAEVKAFKR encoded by the coding sequence GTGATTAGCGACGAAAGCGATCGTTTCAACCCGCGCGATCCAAAACCTGCGGATGCTGGCAAGCCATCGAAAAGCGCCAAGCGTCGCGAAGCCCGTCAGCTCGCGACTCAGGCCCTGTACCAATGGCACATGGCCAAGCAGTCGCTGAACGAGATCGAAGCGCAGTTCCGGGTCGATAACGATTTCACCGATGTCGACGGTGCCTACTTCCGCGAAATCCTTCACGGAGTTCCGACGAAGAAAGTCGAAATCGACGAAGCACTCAAGCCTTGCCTGGACCTGGCCCTTGAAGAGCTCGATCCGGTTGAGCTGGCGGTGCTGCGCCTGTCCACCTGGGAGTTCATGATGCGCGCGGATGTGCCGTACCGCGTCGTGATCAACGAAGGCGTGGAACTGGCCAAAGTGTTTGGCGCCACCGACGGCCACAAGTTCGTCAACGGCGTGCTCGACAAGCTGGCACCACGCCTGCGTGAAGCCGAAGTCAAGGCGTTCAAGCGCTGA
- the thiL gene encoding thiamine-phosphate kinase, which yields MGEFELIRHYFAAASCAQGGEHVALGIGDDCALLSLPPGEQLAISTDTLVAGVHFPAVCDPFLLGQRSLAVAASDLAAMGATPIGFTLALTLPEVRADWLQGYARGLNQMAESCRLSLIGGDTTRGPLSLTMTVFGRVPAGQALTRGGARAGDLLCVGRDLGNAAGALPLVLGERSGDAVQAGPLLAQYWSPQPQLALGQALRGKATAALDISDGLLADCGHIAKASQVALQVELERLPLSAALQAFCGREGAQQAALAGGDDYVLAFTLPETELAPLLAAGWPIHVVGRVTAGIGVRLLDGCGQDITPHTRGYQHFKETP from the coding sequence ATGGGTGAGTTCGAGCTGATCCGTCATTACTTCGCCGCCGCGTCCTGTGCGCAAGGCGGCGAACATGTGGCACTGGGTATAGGCGATGATTGCGCCTTGCTCAGCCTGCCGCCTGGCGAACAGTTGGCGATCTCCACCGATACGCTGGTGGCCGGGGTGCATTTCCCGGCTGTCTGCGACCCTTTTCTGCTCGGTCAGCGTTCGCTGGCCGTCGCTGCCAGTGACCTGGCGGCCATGGGCGCCACGCCCATCGGTTTTACCCTTGCCCTGACTCTGCCGGAGGTTCGCGCCGACTGGCTGCAGGGCTATGCCCGTGGTTTGAACCAGATGGCTGAAAGCTGCCGCCTGAGCCTGATCGGCGGTGACACCACCCGTGGCCCGCTGAGCCTGACCATGACCGTTTTCGGCCGCGTCCCGGCTGGCCAGGCCCTGACCCGCGGCGGTGCCCGCGCCGGTGACCTGCTGTGCGTTGGCCGCGACCTGGGCAATGCCGCTGGGGCCTTGCCGCTGGTGCTGGGCGAGCGCTCGGGCGATGCTGTGCAAGCAGGTCCGCTGCTCGCTCAATACTGGTCGCCGCAGCCGCAACTGGCACTGGGCCAGGCGCTGCGCGGCAAGGCTACGGCTGCACTGGACATCTCCGACGGCCTGCTCGCTGATTGTGGCCATATCGCCAAGGCGTCGCAGGTGGCTTTGCAGGTCGAGTTGGAGCGGCTGCCGTTGTCGGCGGCCTTGCAGGCCTTTTGCGGCCGCGAAGGCGCGCAACAGGCGGCACTGGCCGGGGGCGACGATTACGTCCTGGCTTTTACCCTGCCCGAAACCGAACTTGCGCCGCTGCTGGCGGCCGGCTGGCCGATCCATGTGGTCGGGCGGGTCACTGCCGGCATCGGCGTGCGCCTGCTCGATGGCTGTGGCCAGGACATCACCCCGCATACCCGGGGCTATCAACATTTTAAGGAGACACCGTGA
- a CDS encoding phosphatidylglycerophosphatase A family protein: MTDHPKQVPAEFVPPSVWRNPWHFLAFGFGSGTLPKAPGTWGSLVALPFIPLWQMLPDWGYWLMLGLTMLFGFWLCGKVADDLKVHDHEGIVWDEMVGMWITLWLVPEGWQWLLAGFLMFRFFDILKPWPIRWVDRHVHGGVGIMLDDVLAGVFAWLGMQVLVWSFT; encoded by the coding sequence GTGACCGATCACCCCAAACAGGTGCCAGCGGAGTTCGTTCCGCCGTCGGTCTGGCGCAATCCCTGGCATTTCCTGGCTTTCGGCTTCGGCTCCGGGACCTTGCCCAAGGCCCCGGGAACCTGGGGTTCGCTGGTGGCTCTACCCTTTATCCCGTTGTGGCAGATGCTGCCCGACTGGGGCTACTGGCTGATGCTCGGCCTGACCATGCTGTTCGGCTTCTGGCTGTGCGGCAAGGTTGCCGACGATTTGAAAGTGCACGACCACGAAGGCATCGTCTGGGACGAAATGGTCGGCATGTGGATTACCCTGTGGCTGGTGCCGGAAGGGTGGCAGTGGCTGCTGGCGGGCTTTTTGATGTTCCGCTTTTTCGACATCCTCAAGCCCTGGCCTATTCGCTGGGTTGACCGCCATGTGCATGGCGGTGTGGGTATCATGCTCGACGACGTGCTGGCCGGGGTATTTGCCTGGCTGGGCATGCAGGTTCTGGTATGGAGCTTTACTTAA
- a CDS encoding substrate-binding periplasmic protein → MTGWRLLLLLLVLVGSAVRAADAPATTPGQVRLVSEEWLDYTNADGSGLAWEVLRKVFEPAGVKVRIQSAPYSRAVGLVKRGEADAWVGSYHEENADNLYPRWHFDMDHIYALGLATRPVPTQQTLGQFRLAWVRGYDYKNYLPNVGRFREIQRREGILPMLEHDRVDFYIDALTEVDYVLGQAAKPQLFRRSHLAELPLYLAFSRSAEGKALRNLFDQRMDKLVASGELRDIFRRWSQPYPFDKGGRAE, encoded by the coding sequence ATGACTGGATGGCGGCTGTTGCTGTTATTGCTGGTCCTGGTGGGAAGTGCGGTACGGGCGGCTGATGCGCCTGCAACGACGCCGGGTCAGGTCCGCCTGGTCAGTGAGGAGTGGCTCGACTACACCAACGCCGATGGCAGCGGCCTGGCCTGGGAAGTGCTGCGCAAGGTGTTCGAGCCGGCCGGGGTCAAGGTCCGGATCCAGAGTGCGCCTTACAGCCGTGCGGTCGGTCTGGTCAAGCGCGGTGAGGCGGATGCCTGGGTTGGCTCCTATCACGAAGAGAACGCCGATAACCTCTACCCGCGTTGGCATTTCGATATGGACCATATCTATGCCCTGGGCCTGGCGACCCGTCCTGTCCCCACCCAACAGACCCTCGGGCAGTTTCGCCTGGCCTGGGTGCGTGGCTACGACTACAAGAATTACCTGCCCAATGTCGGGCGCTTTCGTGAGATTCAACGTCGCGAGGGCATCCTGCCGATGCTTGAACATGATCGCGTCGACTTCTACATCGATGCCCTGACCGAAGTCGACTATGTGCTCGGGCAGGCCGCCAAACCGCAGCTTTTTCGCCGCTCCCACCTGGCCGAATTGCCGCTGTACCTGGCGTTTTCCCGCAGTGCCGAAGGCAAGGCATTGCGCAACTTGTTCGACCAGCGCATGGACAAGCTGGTCGCCAGTGGTGAGCTGCGCGATATTTTCCGTCGTTGGTCGCAGCCTTATCCGTTCGACAAGGGAGGCCGGGCTGAGTAG
- the ribA gene encoding GTP cyclohydrolase II, whose protein sequence is MPVVFVAASKLPTPFATFTMHGFLDEATGREHVVLSLGDVADGQPVLGRLHSECLTGDALFSQRCDCGSQLEAALQAIAREGRGVLLYLRQEGRGIGLLNKIRAYELQDGGADTVEANERLGFAADQRDYGMCQPMLEHLGVKSLRLMTNNPRKVKALTGMGIPVAERVPLHTGHNPHNKHYLATKAGKLGHMMGNEHQGEAGRA, encoded by the coding sequence GTGCCCGTCGTTTTTGTTGCCGCTTCCAAGCTGCCTACCCCGTTTGCAACCTTCACCATGCATGGTTTTCTCGATGAAGCCACCGGTCGCGAGCACGTCGTGCTCAGCCTGGGTGATGTGGCCGACGGACAGCCGGTTCTGGGGCGCCTGCATTCCGAATGCCTGACCGGCGATGCCTTGTTCAGCCAACGCTGCGACTGCGGTTCACAACTTGAGGCCGCGCTGCAGGCCATCGCTCGTGAAGGCCGGGGCGTGCTGCTGTACTTGCGCCAGGAAGGTCGGGGCATTGGCCTGCTGAACAAGATCCGCGCCTACGAACTGCAAGATGGCGGTGCCGATACCGTCGAAGCCAACGAGCGCCTGGGCTTTGCCGCCGACCAGCGCGACTACGGCATGTGCCAGCCGATGCTCGAACACCTGGGGGTCAAGTCGCTGCGGCTGATGACCAACAACCCGCGCAAGGTCAAAGCGCTGACCGGCATGGGTATCCCGGTTGCCGAGCGTGTGCCGCTGCACACCGGCCACAACCCGCACAACAAACACTACCTGGCGACCAAAGCCGGCAAGCTCGGCCACATGATGGGCAACGAGCACCAGGGCGAGGCCGGTCGGGCGTGA